GTGTCGTGGGGCTTGAGGGCGCTTGAGTGGCTGGAAATCCTGAGACGTATTTCCGTATCTTCGTGTAAAATATGGGAGTAGTCTGTTTCGCCACACCTAACGTTGACGCGCGTAATTGCCTTAGGGCGGTGGGTTTGTTGTGTACAGGCACCTTCTCATTATTAATGAGATCAACTTCCGCTTCTTGAACGAAGCCCGGGGTGTGTTTGGAGACGACTGGAACAAGATTTCCCGTATGTCGATatacgaggaaggcgaggagaaacgcATTCGCATGGCGAACCTGGCAGTTGTCGGCAGTCGCCACGTCAACGGTGTGGCTGCAATCCACTCAGAGCTCGTGAAGAAGGATCTTTTCCCCGAGTTTGTTGAGTTTTACTCTCGACAAGGGTTCAATGACAAGTTCCTTAACGTCACCAACGGTGtgacgccgcgtcgctggaTTTATTGCGCTAACCGCGGGCTCGCAGATCTTTTTAGCAACTGGCTCGGTTCAGACTCGTGGCTCAAGGAGCTAGACATGGTAGCTGGCCTTCAGAATCACGTTGATgacccgcagctgcgcaaggAGTGGAGAGCCGTCAAGAGAGTAAATAAGCTCCGCCTGGCGGCGTGGGTTGAGCAGAGATGCAATGTGAAGCTCGATGTTGACAACATGCTGTTCGATATCCAAGTGAAGCGCATCCACGAGTACAAGCGTCAGCTGCTCAACTGCCTGTACACTCTGCATCGCTATCTTACCATCAAAAAGATGTCTCCGCAACAGAGAGCGAGTGTCGTTCCGAGAGCGACGATGATCGGAGGCAAGGCGGCCCCAGGTTACTACACGGCGAAGAACATCATTAAGCTGGTCAACAATATTGGCCAAGTCGTCAACAACGACCCTGATGTCAACGAGTACTTGAAGGTAAGATCCCGGAAGTGAGCGGCTCAGTCGCCACCAGGCGGCGTGCAGCCTTGCGGAAGTTGATTCCCTCGTTTGGAATTCAACCCTCCACTTAACTTTTCGTCGTGGTTGAATCGGTGCGTCCACCAGagtgcgtgtgtctcttcCTCAGGTCGTCTTTCTTCCCAACTACAACGTCTCGCACGCCCAAGTGATTATCCCCGCCAGCGATTTGTCTCAGCACATCTCGACGGCAGGAACGGAAGCCTCTGGCACATCGAACATGAAATTCGTGATGAACGGCGGTCTCATTTTGGGAACGCTGGACGGCGCCAACATCGAGATTCGTGAGGAGTGCGGCGACGACACTATGTTCATCTTCGGCGCTAAGGAACATGAAGTGGCGAAGATTCGCGAACAGGTACCTATGCGGGACTTAGGCGTGTTGCATAATTTGGTTCCGCCGCAGGAGCTTCTCGATGTGGTTCAGTAGCGACAGACGCGCTGCAGTACCGACCAGTGAATGCATGGGTCTGATCCACCGTGCGTGTGTGCTGGTTTGTAGGCGCGAAACGGAAACTATCCCATCGATGGACGTCTGAGAGAGGTCTTCGACTTCATTCGCTCCGGAAAGCTCGCGTGCGGTGACGGGCAAGCTCAAAGCGACTTTGTGGCGATCGTGGACCAGCTGTGCAACAACGGCTACGGTCAGAATGGGGACTTCTACCTCCTCATTCACGACTTCGCGGACTACTGCCGGGCGCAGCAAGTTGTGGACGAGACGTACAAGGACGTGGAACAGTGGACAACGCTGTCGATTAAGGTACGCCTACGATGTGTGCTATATTTGTGTAGGTacttctcttctccctgcTGCTCTCCAAGGGGGAACGGGTGTACTCTCACAATGCGGTACTTTTTTCTTTACTTTGTGTTTTTCAGGCGGCGTCGTCCATGGGAAAGTTCTCCACAGACCGTTGCATGCGTCAGTATGCCAAGGACGTGTGGAACCTTGAGCCGTGTGAGCGCCCCCCCCCTGATGAGTTCCAGAGAATGAGATCCTTCGCCAACGACACGCCGAATAGAGTCTCAGGTACTGAAAGCGCTCCGAAGTCTAACAAGGCTGGAAAGGGAGGAAAGAAAGCACATTAAGAGAAGGACTTTGCTGTCGCGTTAAGCAAATATGTCACGACAGGCTCTGTCGTGTGCACTAGGTGGCTCAAGAGCGCGTAATCAGTTCCGGTTTGTCGTGCCGTGTGTCTTGCGAACCCTCGAGAATCCTACTttcgggcgcgggcgcggtgcGATTTCGTATCGATGGTTTTTGATGCGTGACGCGTTTTCTAATTTGGACGATTCGAAGGCGTCATTCGTGCATAATATTTTGCACCAGATGGAACACTGACATACCAAGCTAGCTGCCTTTAGTTAGCTCGAAGACGCCTAACTTGTCCAGGGCTCGGTATTCAATTTGTCAAGATATTCCGCATTTGGGTACTGATATATATTATATTTTGAAATACGACCAGACCGGCTGTTTGAGATAGCACTCAAGCTCCCTACAGTGTTACTTCCTCACCACACAGATAGCGTAGCGGAAATGTGGGAATGCCTAGCATCGTGTAGTTATTGATGCGGTCGGTGACCGTGATCGTATATGCGCGAGGCAGAACCCATATGAATGCCTGTAGTGTACGTTCACACTAGAGACATTCTAATATATCTGCTGACGTGGGATCCCTGCGACGGTCCCGTGGGTATGCAGGCAACCGCGGGGGTGCACCTCGGGTCACAGAGCGGACAGCGTTGTATGCTGGATTTTTTCTGGTGCCTTATCTAAGCGTAGATTATCTGTGGACATAGCTGATTCCGCTGTGATGTAGAATTTGGGAGCAGCCTGGGGCGCGTGTGCTCATAGTATCGCCGTGAACCGAAGACCTTAGGTCTCTAAACAAGGAACCCTTTCGGGCTCCTGTCGACTTATGACGTATTTGGTCAGTTCTGCAGTCACTAATATAGGTACCAGGGTTCTCTTTGTCATGGATCTTCCCATTATTTCGGTGTGGTACTTTCAGCAACGGAATAGTTACAGCCAGCGTTCCCCTGGAAATGTGCCTGCAGCATAAGCAATTCCTCATCGCAGTGGAGAGGAGTGTATCGTCGTCAGCCAGGCGGGAGATACGTCTGAACGGAGAGCGATCGCCTGTGGTGGATCACGTCTCGCCATGCGGCAGCGCCTACTTCGATGGTGGCCTACACGCAAGCAGGGAGAGTGGGGGATGCGCGATATATGGCAGAATATTTGTGATGCTGCCATACTGGCACAATTCCCCGAGCGGTGAACAGGAAAAGCGTGAGACGCGGAGCCTTAATTTTACTGTGATACATCAGATTCTGCTTGTTAACGCGAGTGATGTATGCAACATCTCCCAGTGGATCATGTGGGCCTCCCAGGTTTATGCCACGGTTCGTCTGTGGATTACGTTTTAACGCTATTCGTCGAGGAGAGAGCCTGAGCAGTTGCGGGGAAGGATGTAGCCCATAGGTGTCAACGTTGTAACCGCATGCGTGCGGTACGAAGAACAACCTGAAAGTACCAGGGATGCTGAAGATGGAACACAAACCATGTGGTTCTGCCACCGGCGTTCCTTCCGTGCTGCCCCCCAGCAGTACCGTCAGTAGAACGGCGCAGCGTTCGGGGCATCCGGGCGTCTGACGCAAGTACGCACGTCTCCGCTCACGTTGGCCCATTGCGGGGCCCCCAAAACACTTGCTTGATGCGCGGTTTCTGCTGTGCTGAAGTCCACCCGCACGGCGATTCTGGGAGTGCTTACATCGTCTTCCTGTATAGCCTGCTACGATGCCAGCTAGTATTTCCGTGACGTATGTTTGACATGGGAGACGTCTACACGAACCAATGAATATTAGATATCTGACGAGGCTCCCCATGTTTCTTGCGGTTCGGTAAAGCGGAGTGACGTGTTCGCAGCCGGCCATCTCCCTGGCGAAGATGTGGCGAGGTGACGAACCATTCACACCCGCACGACCGCACTCAGGCTATCCACACCTTCGTTTGGTAGCACCACAGTATGGCGGTCCGCAATGGCTTTGCACTTGCTTGTCCTGGTCACTGCACCAGCAACCGACCTGCAGAAGTCGACCATTGACACTGAATAATATGAATTTACGCTTTACAGAGATCGAGAACTCTCTCTGTTTTGATCCATTCCGGTCATAGACGGCACCAACGCATCCCCCCTCGGATCTGCTAGGGCTGATGAGAAAGTAGTAAAGAAGGCAGTTTCGGCGGGCACGTATCGCGCGGGCCACCGAGTTACAGCATGTTTCCAAAGAGTGTGTCTTACATTTTTTTCCCGGGCCGTAGGACGGCTTTGGCTGCAAAAACCCGGGACCCGTTTACGATCCTGCTGGCACTACTGAATTgtctacaaagtgtagatataaaatggtgaatggttctgtaaagataTTGCATAgcatacctttagatttgcatagcattatagagcttgtaggcatgtaagtaactaaagaactgTAGCTCCGCTTCATAGCGTACCTAAATGGTACATTTTAACATtttatgcggtgttaaaacCCGGTGGTTCGTTAGTATTTaggtcctctctcattaaccTAGCTCTAgtatctgaaattcgagctattcgatttgagttatacagttctggatcgcggatcattgGTACAtagacgatagctacttataattTGATAATTccgatacatggcctagctatgatctcCGGGGTGCAGGGCGGATAGACTGAATGTGAAGGTTTCTCGACTTCAGCCGAATTATATATGAGGCATGCAAATGGGGACTTAGGCGACTGGCTTCGCGTCGAGGAGTGAGCACCGTGGTGTTTTTCTGTCTTCGGTCTTCTCTGTTGAACACAAGTTCTTCCTGAGCGAGGAAACGCGTACTCCCCTCTAGCTTCTTTCCTAGTCCTATTTTGCTTGGGGCGCGTGCGTGAGTAGTGAGCTCCTAGGCTCAGTTACGCGTCAATGCCCTAAGTGGAAGATAAAGCCAATGCCAGACTGTTCATGTAGACTTGGTACGACAGCCACAGACAGCGGTGTGCTGGAGCAGCAGTTCAGCTGGTGGACTCTCTCTTTGGAGATACTAAAGTCCTCGCCGGACCCCGCGTCAGCTCGAGGTGCTGTAGAGGTTGAAGTATCTAGGCGCCAAATAGTCCATTCGCAAGCAAGCTACAGAAGTGCGAGCGTTCAGAGTGTGGAAGTGACGTGATGCGTGAAGCCCCGCGAGAGGATCGCATAAGGAGAAGAATGCAGGTAAAGGACGCCTTGAACATGGTCGGGATCGAATTGTGTTGTATTTTTCTTGTTCCTCCGGAGGAAGTCGCAATGGTTCCGCCAATTCGAAGGGTTTTCTATGCAGCTAAATACCCATGTTAGCTACAACAGGCACCAGTCCAAATGTCTTCCAGTTCAGCCGTGGATACCATGTCATTGAGGTTGGGTGGCAGTGGCGGCTCATTAGAAATAAATTCAGCCGGTTTCATAACGAGTTTCTTATGTGTTAATCCCCAGTTGGGTGCAAAGTATTCTTCATGCTGGACTCAACAAGACCATCGGGAAGGTGGGAACGCTATTCCCCTCTCAAGCCCCAGAAGGGGGCAGGATGGCAGTTGGTTCTGCGATCGACCGGCGACTGCTGTAGCGGCACTGCGAAAAGACACGCCACCATCGTTATTGATAGTCCCTAAAGGAGTTCTTTCttgttttttcctttttgTGTTCTCTCTTTGTAGAGCGAGCACGTCTTTGGAAGAAACGAAAACAAGCAAGTCATTGTCCCACGTTGACAGCGCACGTGGACCCTCGCAGATGGCATCCCTCGAGACTACTGAAGGTGTCAGTGCGAGATGGGACGTGGGAATACAGACCCCTCATGGTAGGGATT
Above is a window of Besnoitia besnoiti strain Bb-Ger1 chromosome Unknown contig00007, whole genome shotgun sequence DNA encoding:
- a CDS encoding putative glycogen phosphorylase 1 (encoded by transcript BESB_072170) — encoded protein: MSATADDNVFANDSSYHWEMRRKASFSKLTGAVPRAIPGMYNDEEDPHADEKKEKLWKLMETYLSSDIHSIQRSIVNHVEYTCAKTRFNCDPESCYRAAAFSVRDRLIETLNDTNAYFHEKDCKRAYYLSLEFLLGRAFQNALVNLDIESNYKKALAELGFNLEQLYEYEHDPALGNGGLGRLAACFLDSMATVNLPCWGYGIRYTYGIFEQKIVNGRQVEHPDYWLTMSNPWEIERPDCTYAVRFYGSVKEYRDPQTGKMRSKWVDGEIVQAMAYDNPIPGFDTYNTINLRLWKAAPSKEFDFHLFNVGRYLESVRERQRAESISAVLYPNDNTMEGKELRLKQQYFFVCATVQDVMRRFKKTSNRDWNELPSKVQMQLNDTHPTIAIPELMRILLDVEGLEWEQAWDLTKQIFNYTNHTVLPEALEKWSAELIGRLLPRHLLIINEINFRFLNEARGVFGDDWNKISRMSIYEEGEEKRIRMANLAVVGSRHVNGVAAIHSELVKKDLFPEFVEFYSRQGFNDKFLNVTNGVTPRRWIYCANRGLADLFSNWLGSDSWLKELDMVAGLQNHVDDPQLRKEWRAVKRVNKLRLAAWVEQRCNVKLDVDNMLFDIQVKRIHEYKRQLLNCLYTLHRYLTIKKMSPQQRASVVPRATMIGGKAAPGYYTAKNIIKLVNNIGQVVNNDPDVNEYLKVVFLPNYNVSHAQVIIPASDLSQHISTAGTEASGTSNMKFVMNGGLILGTLDGANIEIREECGDDTMFIFGAKEHEVAKIREQARNGNYPIDGRLREVFDFIRSGKLACGDGQAQSDFVAIVDQLCNNGYGQNGDFYLLIHDFADYCRAQQVVDETYKDVEQWTTLSIKAASSMGKFSTDRCMRQYAKDVWNLEPCERPPPDEFQRMRSFANDTPNRVSGTESAPKSNKAGKGGKKAH